One Vespa crabro chromosome 1, iyVesCrab1.2, whole genome shotgun sequence genomic region harbors:
- the LOC124424756 gene encoding probable ubiquitin carboxyl-terminal hydrolase MINDY-4 isoform X1 gives MEESRATKTNEHALTISDSVSDTSTSMTPTASFSGKQQYDAIPKKSTYLRDRERIIYPRNTRTLPKIVVADGTPIDEETCMMLRTLVFGSCACPPKAEWARTGLTLRPYGQNLAFGLRAPRNTTRGLITAVQAIMLKNFLFKCNVQDSRIGPDILLKPSYDRQVEVLCLAISEIIWRCAGGFVAHNQNSSCIASSNLDIKSVSVPKAIVALPQKIPYLQHSVQYFQDGLTETLHLFEFISIEDLQIFIKRYLYLFQDEGGPGAKLLLYSAVLSRGLAKVQSDLEDQKASILSGCPEEGPISIVVFMLTGRASPHLHNGIIHIGDENTYAVPQWGILVRSEVGLLVHEGDGQTSKVPGSRLKTPSLPIWVTLCHGHHGVLFNTNKELLRNYHAERRFEVQYFACGGSHATLTVDTRANESASGVESTSKESVDIAATPLEKLIRSKWQDAQIQWNGAPLM, from the exons ATGGAGGAATCACGGGCAACGAAAACAAATGAGCACGCACTTACTATATCCGATTCTGTGTCTGATACTAGTACAAGTATGACACCGACAGCATCATTTTCAGGCAAACAGCAATACGATGCGATTCCAAAGAAGTCGACTTATTTGAGAGATAGAG AGAGGATCATTTATCCAAGAAACACGAGGACCTTGCCGAAAATAGTTGTAGCTGATGGAACGCCAATAGATGAAGAAACTTGTATG ATGTTGAGAACGTTAGTATTTGGTAGTTGTGCTTGTCCACCGAAGGCAGAATGGGCTAGAACTGGTTTGACGTTAAGACCTTACGGTCAGAATTTAGCTTTTGGATTAAGAGCACCTAGGAACACAACTAGAGGTCTCATTACGGCCGTTCAAGCGATCATgttgaagaattttttatttaagtgTAACGTGCAggacagtcgtattggtccCGATAT CTTGCTGAAACCTTCATATGACAGACAAGTGGAAGTCCTATGTCTGGCGATATCTGAAATAATTTGGCGTTGCGCCGGTGGCTTCGTTGCACACAATCAGAACAGCAGTTGCATCGCAAGTAGCAACCTCGATATAAAAAGTGTCAGCGTGCCAAAGGCGATAGTGGCATTACCACAAAAGATACCTTATCTGCAACATAGCGTGCAGTATTTTCAGGATGGTTTGACGGAAACG tTACATTTATTTGAGTTCATCTCAATAGAAGATCTTCAAATATTCATCAAAAGGTATTTATACTTG TTTCAGGATGAAGGAGGACCAGGAGCAAAGTTATTGCTTTATAGTGCTGTTTTATCCAGAGGCCTAGCGAA AGTTCAAAGCGACCTGGAAGATCAGAAAGCTTCTATACTAAGCGGATGTCCTGAGGAGGGACCGATCAGTATTGTGGTCTTTATGTTGACTGGGCGTGCGTCTCCTCATCTTCATAACGGAATTATTCATATTGGAGATGAGAATACTTAT GCTGTTCCACAATGGGGTATTCTCGTGAGAAGCGAAGTAGGTCTTCTAGTTCACGAGGGTGATGGTCAAACGAGCAAGGTACCTGGTTCGCGACTGAAAACTCCCAGCTTACCGATATGGGTTACATTATGTCACGGTCATCATGGTGTTCTCTTTAATACGAACAAGGAATTACTAAGGAATTATCATGCAGAAAGAAG ATTCGAAGTGCAGTATTTCGCTTGTGGTGGAAGTCATGCCACATTGACCGTGGATACGAGGGCGAACGAGAGCGCATCGGGTGTAGAATCCACCAGCAAGGAATCCGTCGACATTGCTGCTACACCATTGGAAAAACTTATTCGTTCCAA atgGCAGGATGCACAAATACAATGGAACGGAGCACCATTGATGTAA
- the LOC124424756 gene encoding probable ubiquitin carboxyl-terminal hydrolase MINDY-4 isoform X2, producing MEESRATKTNEHALTISDSVSDTSTSMTPTASFSGKQQYDAIPKKSTYLRDRERIIYPRNTRTLPKIVVADGTPIDEETCMMLRTLVFGSCACPPKAEWARTGLTLRPYGQNLAFGLRAPRNTTRGLITAVQAIMLKNFLFKCNVQDSRIGPDILLKPSYDRQVEVLCLAISEIIWRCAGGFVAHNQNSSCIASSNLDIKSVSVPKAIVALPQKIPYLQHSVQYFQDGLTETLHLFEFISIEDLQIFIKRYLYLDEGGPGAKLLLYSAVLSRGLAKVQSDLEDQKASILSGCPEEGPISIVVFMLTGRASPHLHNGIIHIGDENTYAVPQWGILVRSEVGLLVHEGDGQTSKVPGSRLKTPSLPIWVTLCHGHHGVLFNTNKELLRNYHAERRFEVQYFACGGSHATLTVDTRANESASGVESTSKESVDIAATPLEKLIRSKWQDAQIQWNGAPLM from the exons ATGGAGGAATCACGGGCAACGAAAACAAATGAGCACGCACTTACTATATCCGATTCTGTGTCTGATACTAGTACAAGTATGACACCGACAGCATCATTTTCAGGCAAACAGCAATACGATGCGATTCCAAAGAAGTCGACTTATTTGAGAGATAGAG AGAGGATCATTTATCCAAGAAACACGAGGACCTTGCCGAAAATAGTTGTAGCTGATGGAACGCCAATAGATGAAGAAACTTGTATG ATGTTGAGAACGTTAGTATTTGGTAGTTGTGCTTGTCCACCGAAGGCAGAATGGGCTAGAACTGGTTTGACGTTAAGACCTTACGGTCAGAATTTAGCTTTTGGATTAAGAGCACCTAGGAACACAACTAGAGGTCTCATTACGGCCGTTCAAGCGATCATgttgaagaattttttatttaagtgTAACGTGCAggacagtcgtattggtccCGATAT CTTGCTGAAACCTTCATATGACAGACAAGTGGAAGTCCTATGTCTGGCGATATCTGAAATAATTTGGCGTTGCGCCGGTGGCTTCGTTGCACACAATCAGAACAGCAGTTGCATCGCAAGTAGCAACCTCGATATAAAAAGTGTCAGCGTGCCAAAGGCGATAGTGGCATTACCACAAAAGATACCTTATCTGCAACATAGCGTGCAGTATTTTCAGGATGGTTTGACGGAAACG tTACATTTATTTGAGTTCATCTCAATAGAAGATCTTCAAATATTCATCAAAAGGTATTTATACTTG GATGAAGGAGGACCAGGAGCAAAGTTATTGCTTTATAGTGCTGTTTTATCCAGAGGCCTAGCGAA AGTTCAAAGCGACCTGGAAGATCAGAAAGCTTCTATACTAAGCGGATGTCCTGAGGAGGGACCGATCAGTATTGTGGTCTTTATGTTGACTGGGCGTGCGTCTCCTCATCTTCATAACGGAATTATTCATATTGGAGATGAGAATACTTAT GCTGTTCCACAATGGGGTATTCTCGTGAGAAGCGAAGTAGGTCTTCTAGTTCACGAGGGTGATGGTCAAACGAGCAAGGTACCTGGTTCGCGACTGAAAACTCCCAGCTTACCGATATGGGTTACATTATGTCACGGTCATCATGGTGTTCTCTTTAATACGAACAAGGAATTACTAAGGAATTATCATGCAGAAAGAAG ATTCGAAGTGCAGTATTTCGCTTGTGGTGGAAGTCATGCCACATTGACCGTGGATACGAGGGCGAACGAGAGCGCATCGGGTGTAGAATCCACCAGCAAGGAATCCGTCGACATTGCTGCTACACCATTGGAAAAACTTATTCGTTCCAA atgGCAGGATGCACAAATACAATGGAACGGAGCACCATTGATGTAA
- the LOC124424756 gene encoding probable ubiquitin carboxyl-terminal hydrolase MINDY-4 isoform X3 has translation MLLSTRAARCAALMGEPDELYPERIIYPRNTRTLPKIVVADGTPIDEETCMMLRTLVFGSCACPPKAEWARTGLTLRPYGQNLAFGLRAPRNTTRGLITAVQAIMLKNFLFKCNVQDSRIGPDILLKPSYDRQVEVLCLAISEIIWRCAGGFVAHNQNSSCIASSNLDIKSVSVPKAIVALPQKIPYLQHSVQYFQDGLTETLHLFEFISIEDLQIFIKRYLYLFQDEGGPGAKLLLYSAVLSRGLAKVQSDLEDQKASILSGCPEEGPISIVVFMLTGRASPHLHNGIIHIGDENTYAVPQWGILVRSEVGLLVHEGDGQTSKVPGSRLKTPSLPIWVTLCHGHHGVLFNTNKELLRNYHAERRFEVQYFACGGSHATLTVDTRANESASGVESTSKESVDIAATPLEKLIRSKWQDAQIQWNGAPLM, from the exons ATGTTACTTTCCACGAGGGCAGCTCGATGCGCAGCACTTATGGGTGAACCGGACGAGCTCTATCCAG AGAGGATCATTTATCCAAGAAACACGAGGACCTTGCCGAAAATAGTTGTAGCTGATGGAACGCCAATAGATGAAGAAACTTGTATG ATGTTGAGAACGTTAGTATTTGGTAGTTGTGCTTGTCCACCGAAGGCAGAATGGGCTAGAACTGGTTTGACGTTAAGACCTTACGGTCAGAATTTAGCTTTTGGATTAAGAGCACCTAGGAACACAACTAGAGGTCTCATTACGGCCGTTCAAGCGATCATgttgaagaattttttatttaagtgTAACGTGCAggacagtcgtattggtccCGATAT CTTGCTGAAACCTTCATATGACAGACAAGTGGAAGTCCTATGTCTGGCGATATCTGAAATAATTTGGCGTTGCGCCGGTGGCTTCGTTGCACACAATCAGAACAGCAGTTGCATCGCAAGTAGCAACCTCGATATAAAAAGTGTCAGCGTGCCAAAGGCGATAGTGGCATTACCACAAAAGATACCTTATCTGCAACATAGCGTGCAGTATTTTCAGGATGGTTTGACGGAAACG tTACATTTATTTGAGTTCATCTCAATAGAAGATCTTCAAATATTCATCAAAAGGTATTTATACTTG TTTCAGGATGAAGGAGGACCAGGAGCAAAGTTATTGCTTTATAGTGCTGTTTTATCCAGAGGCCTAGCGAA AGTTCAAAGCGACCTGGAAGATCAGAAAGCTTCTATACTAAGCGGATGTCCTGAGGAGGGACCGATCAGTATTGTGGTCTTTATGTTGACTGGGCGTGCGTCTCCTCATCTTCATAACGGAATTATTCATATTGGAGATGAGAATACTTAT GCTGTTCCACAATGGGGTATTCTCGTGAGAAGCGAAGTAGGTCTTCTAGTTCACGAGGGTGATGGTCAAACGAGCAAGGTACCTGGTTCGCGACTGAAAACTCCCAGCTTACCGATATGGGTTACATTATGTCACGGTCATCATGGTGTTCTCTTTAATACGAACAAGGAATTACTAAGGAATTATCATGCAGAAAGAAG ATTCGAAGTGCAGTATTTCGCTTGTGGTGGAAGTCATGCCACATTGACCGTGGATACGAGGGCGAACGAGAGCGCATCGGGTGTAGAATCCACCAGCAAGGAATCCGTCGACATTGCTGCTACACCATTGGAAAAACTTATTCGTTCCAA atgGCAGGATGCACAAATACAATGGAACGGAGCACCATTGATGTAA
- the LOC124424756 gene encoding inactive ubiquitin carboxyl-terminal hydrolase MINDY-4B isoform X4 — translation MMLRTLVFGSCACPPKAEWARTGLTLRPYGQNLAFGLRAPRNTTRGLITAVQAIMLKNFLFKCNVQDSRIGPDILLKPSYDRQVEVLCLAISEIIWRCAGGFVAHNQNSSCIASSNLDIKSVSVPKAIVALPQKIPYLQHSVQYFQDGLTETLHLFEFISIEDLQIFIKRYLYLFQDEGGPGAKLLLYSAVLSRGLAKVQSDLEDQKASILSGCPEEGPISIVVFMLTGRASPHLHNGIIHIGDENTYAVPQWGILVRSEVGLLVHEGDGQTSKVPGSRLKTPSLPIWVTLCHGHHGVLFNTNKELLRNYHAERRFEVQYFACGGSHATLTVDTRANESASGVESTSKESVDIAATPLEKLIRSKWQDAQIQWNGAPLM, via the exons ATG ATGTTGAGAACGTTAGTATTTGGTAGTTGTGCTTGTCCACCGAAGGCAGAATGGGCTAGAACTGGTTTGACGTTAAGACCTTACGGTCAGAATTTAGCTTTTGGATTAAGAGCACCTAGGAACACAACTAGAGGTCTCATTACGGCCGTTCAAGCGATCATgttgaagaattttttatttaagtgTAACGTGCAggacagtcgtattggtccCGATAT CTTGCTGAAACCTTCATATGACAGACAAGTGGAAGTCCTATGTCTGGCGATATCTGAAATAATTTGGCGTTGCGCCGGTGGCTTCGTTGCACACAATCAGAACAGCAGTTGCATCGCAAGTAGCAACCTCGATATAAAAAGTGTCAGCGTGCCAAAGGCGATAGTGGCATTACCACAAAAGATACCTTATCTGCAACATAGCGTGCAGTATTTTCAGGATGGTTTGACGGAAACG tTACATTTATTTGAGTTCATCTCAATAGAAGATCTTCAAATATTCATCAAAAGGTATTTATACTTG TTTCAGGATGAAGGAGGACCAGGAGCAAAGTTATTGCTTTATAGTGCTGTTTTATCCAGAGGCCTAGCGAA AGTTCAAAGCGACCTGGAAGATCAGAAAGCTTCTATACTAAGCGGATGTCCTGAGGAGGGACCGATCAGTATTGTGGTCTTTATGTTGACTGGGCGTGCGTCTCCTCATCTTCATAACGGAATTATTCATATTGGAGATGAGAATACTTAT GCTGTTCCACAATGGGGTATTCTCGTGAGAAGCGAAGTAGGTCTTCTAGTTCACGAGGGTGATGGTCAAACGAGCAAGGTACCTGGTTCGCGACTGAAAACTCCCAGCTTACCGATATGGGTTACATTATGTCACGGTCATCATGGTGTTCTCTTTAATACGAACAAGGAATTACTAAGGAATTATCATGCAGAAAGAAG ATTCGAAGTGCAGTATTTCGCTTGTGGTGGAAGTCATGCCACATTGACCGTGGATACGAGGGCGAACGAGAGCGCATCGGGTGTAGAATCCACCAGCAAGGAATCCGTCGACATTGCTGCTACACCATTGGAAAAACTTATTCGTTCCAA atgGCAGGATGCACAAATACAATGGAACGGAGCACCATTGATGTAA